The genomic window CTCCAGCGAGCCTCGCTTCGCCTCGTCTTGCCATGCGAGGAGTTGCAGCAAGAAACGCGTTTGGATCGCTGGCTTGAGTGTCTTGGGCTTGTGCTGGCAAGGTTTGCTAGTTTTTTTCTCCTTGCTATCACAGGAGAACCAAACTTCCTGTATTTCTTCCTCTGTGTATCTTTTTCTCTCAGGCCACTGCAACTCACCGGAGGCAACGGGTATGTGGGCACTACAATCACAGAACACCAGAGGTTCTCCAACATAACGCTTTGGTTGATTAGATTGATGAGCAGCCAGCAAATTTGGCATATTACACTTCAGATTTTTTGTAGCCGGATTCATAAAATCCTCTGCTTAATATTGATCCGTGCGTTGGGGCTAAAAATGATAACATTCATATATTTCTAGAAACTCCAGAAAATGGCTGCGCAAGAAGTGCTCGAAACAGCATGTCTAGTGTTACTAACCAAAAAACAAACTACAGATTCAAAATATGACCAACTGATTTCAGAGAACTCATTCACTTTACTCCAAATAGCCTTTAGCTACCAAACAATCAAATTACAACTTCTACAACCGACCGTCCAACTAACAAAGGAGGGGATACACCATTACTTCAACAACAAGCGACGCACTTCATCATTCTGGCCCTTTAAACTGGAAGCATGAAATGCAGCAGTGTATCTTCTTCAGAACCTTCTGATCTGCAGCAAATGTAGAGAGGACGATCTCATTTCTTTATCTTTTAAATATTTGTAAAAGGACTCATGCATAACGATTCAATTActtcttttatcataaaaatatacAAGATATAGCAAACAATAATATAAATACATTTGTCACAAGAGAGCAAGCAACTATATGCAATTACAGTAGAAGCATGAAGATAAAAGTTCTATCTGCAACAAAAAAAAGCATGTTCCAGTAAATGCAATCATACTTTTTTTCCAGAATGAAAAACAATACTGGCATACAAATCATCAGCAGCGCTGCGAGATGTAATTTTTGTTTAATATATTACACCAAAATCAGTGCTTCAAAGAAAGAATAGTAAGTTACTTGAGTCTGGTGGCATCATGCAATACTGAGCTGGAAAATTGCATGGGGTTAGAGTTACCTGTGCATTGACCTTTTGGTTGCCAGCACTTTTGCTTCTGAACAAGTTTATGTGCACTGGTATTAACAAGTAAGCCATATCAGAATACACATATGACAAAAACAAACATAAGGTATCGAAGCTTTTAATTTTAAATAGGGTTTCCTTACATTTTGTCCCAAAAACACATGCAGAGTAAATAACATAAAAAAACACATAGATGTTGCTTTGCAGGATAAATACTTAGTTGGCATTTTACAAAACATAAGAAAAAATTAAGATCTTGCATTCGAGGATTTCAAGATTTTAAACCTCAGCCTGCATTTTGATTCCATCAAGAAAACTTTAGTGTTGGTATTTTGTTCCTCGAAGAATTTTGCGGGGGAAAAATATTACGAACTACTCCCTTAGTTCAGAATTATAAGATGTacttcggatgtatatagacgcattttagtgTCCTTGTttactcatttcagtccgtatgtagtccatattgaaatatcctaAACATCTTGTAATTGTTAAGGTAGGAAGCAACTTGTATGTCTATGAAACTGTACCCACACATACTGAGTTAACAAATAACTTCACATACTTATAAATCAGCAAGATAACTACTTCACAGATTCCATTAGAATAAATTGCAAGGACAAACGGAACTCCTGGAATGAATAGAGGTGTGCTAGCAAGAGGAAGTTAAGAAATACCTTCTGCACGTCATTGCTTTCATTCACAGACGTCTGCACAGCATCTTGATTTTTAAGGTATGTTCGTAGGCGATGTTCCATTGTAAGCTGTGAAGCAAGTTTAAATAAGTAAATCATCGTTTTACTAAAGAGAAGCTTTATTTTGGCCACAAAACGGCAAAAGAAAAGGAAAGCAAAGGTCATAATGTCTGCTATAACTTGTATCGGGATTTTATAGCTGATCACATGGTGCTTTTTTACTACCAAGATGTCGTTAACATAGCAAAAAGTATTGCAATAAAAATTAGTACTTCCAAATAACAAAATCACATAAGCGGGTGATTAATAGTATGTAATTCTGAAGCATATGTTTATGCTAAACAGACATATGTTTCTACCACATAACACAAGACTAGTGCAGATGCAATACAGACAGAAAATGTATTCAATGTTCAATTAAATGATCACCTCAATGGGGTGTTTTACGCCAGATGGAGGGATGGGATATTCCCCACGAGTCATATGCATCCCACAGACACCCTTGCTGTCAGAAACACCCCTCTCAAGATAGAGATACCCTTTTTTTCCAAAATCTTCACCATGGCAGTTCTTGCATAGCCAAAACTTCTTTCCATCCTCATCTATGCCATAAGCAACAACTAGAACACCGTGAGGTTGAAACTTCTTCCCTTCCCCAATGTCATCAAATGAGTCAGGTGGGGGGTATTTCTCAATTGTCATCAAACCACCATCATACTGATCAAAAGAAGATGGAGCAATAAAGATGGTGATAGCGACAGGATTTATAGAAACAGCCTTCATCAGGTAGTGATCAGATCGCGGAACCTTCAGAGACCCACCAATTCTTGCTATCAAAGGCTTGCCAAAAGACTGGCATTCTGTCACGCGTACATCATCTTCATAGACATACTCATTGAATGGATACTCCTGTTCTGTTGTTAAGCCATTCTGCTCAATATATTGAAATGCGAAGCTGAACTGACCCCCTTTGCAGCCTTCCCGATGGTATTCACAGTCCAGCACTTGTTGCACAGAGAATTGCAGTAGTtcttttttttttagaacgaaggcttgcgaggagcccggctttgaattaacaaagccatcaaccggccaggagttACAGCAAACAACCAAATTACAGCGGTCAGAAGGATACAATGGGAACACTGGACTGAAACGCTAACTACAACCTCCACAAGCAGCTAATGCAAAGGAAATTAAGATTACAGCTTGCAAAGGCCGAGCACTCCACACTAGGATCATATGAGGAAAAGCAGAGCAGCAAAGCAGGGCATATCCGACCTTCAAAGATGGCCATGCTCCAGGAACACCTAGAGAAGAAGGGGAACAACATCTTCCATCTCAATCACCGAAGAGGGACCCTACCCCCTCGCCATGGCTCGTAGGCGCCGCACCGTCGGGGTTTCGAGGAGCTCACCCTAGAGCTCGAAGAATGCCGCCCTCACATCGGAAGGTGGACATAGTGCGGCCACTTCAATTTGGGATATCCCTAGCCGGCCGCTCCGCCACGGTCCATGCCCAGCTAGGTGGAAATACGCTTCGTGGAATCGGACGATGAAGAGGAGGCAGCTCCGTCCCTCACCTGCAGCGCCTCCCGACCGCATCCCGCCTCCCTAACGGCGCCTCCAGCAAGGTCACGGCGCgcaaggcgccgccgccgccaaatcCGAGAGGATATAAGGTTTTCACCCGGGCAGGGTGAGTCGGGGTGGAAGCAGGGGATCTCGGCTGCGCCCCCATGGAGGAAAGCAGCGCCCTTGGGCGTTGCCGCCGCCGGACCGGCCGGACCGGCCAAGGTTTCCCCCGGTCCCCTAGCTGTCCACCAACTCGCACCAACGCCAGGGCCAGAGAGCAAATCACAAGCCACCGCCGACGGCGAGAGAGAGGTAGCCGGGAAGGGATTTCGAACCTCCAGATCTGACGAAGAATCTTCGCGCCGCGGCCGGATTCCACCAACCACCCGCCGCCCGCGCGGCCAGGCACACTGGCCAGCACCCCTGCGAACGCCGCCCACCGCCCGACAACGCCGCCTCTCCGGTTGGGGCCGCCGCCCCAGGAACCGCAGGCCTCCGAGAGGGGATGGAGCGCCTACatcctcgccgccaccttcaccggTGCCCGCGCAGGCTTCCCGGCGGCCGTCTCCGGTAGCGGCGAGGGGAAGAAGGGCGTGGAGGGGGGTGGCGGCGGCCGCGGAACCCTAGTCGCCCAGGGGGGCGACGcgagggccgggggggggggggagttcttGCAGTAGTTCTCCATACAATATCCAGTGCAAAGCTTCAGTTGCTTCAACAGGTGCAATGGCCCAGCAAGATCCACAGGCTAACTGGTCTCTTACACTGGTTACTGCACCTAGCGCTCGCCAATCAACGCTGTCAGGCGGAAGACGGGTCATAAAAATAAACTAGTCCTCAGTAAGATCTGCCGCCATTGTCATTTGTCTTCTAAAGGCCTCATCTTTGACTTTACTGCAGAGCTCTAGATAGGACGATCTTCCTTTGAATAGATGGTACCTATACTCTTTTGCAGACTCACTGGAGTATTCCTTGTTGCACTGCTTCACCCATGCATCAAATTGCTGTCTTTTGATGAACTGGTCCTCTTCATCATCAGGCAGTTCCCTGATCCAAGCAGCAATATCCTCTGCAGTGATCTCTCTGGGTGGTTCATCAGCAGCGCTGACTCGCTCCTGTGACAAGAGCAATGCTGATATTGATGCTACTGCAAAAGCTAGGCCATTCCACAGAAGATTGGATCTGTCATCGCCACCCTGAATAGACGAAGTAGGATTTCTAAACAAACATGGCTTCCTCATCAGCCAACGCTCCTGCACATAAGGATTCATCACATGATAAGTAAGATGGTGACACTGTTGTATAAGATTTAACAAGACATAGCTATTGAATTCCAAAGATATTTCAGTAACTAAAGATATTTATCTTATTAAATGAAAACTGTAGCATAAAGAAAATAAATACCACCTCTGTTTCATAATATAAAGCCCTTAGTTTTTGCAAACTACTCCATAAGCATTCTGAAGCAATTCAGGCAACAACATTCCTCCATAAGCATAAATTTATTTGGCTCAATAAAATAATGTACTTGAGAATCTTCATTCTCAAGCAGGCAGAAGTGGACAAGACGATCTCTTAGGTAGGTTTACTAATATGTTAGGAAGTGGGGCAGCAGGAAATCAACGACATTTTCTGCAACATCTCGATCAAAGGTAACAATTCAAATGAGACCCTCATATAAAAACTTTTTGACTCCAGCATTTACTAGCAGAGTAGCTATTTTAGGAATTATATTTGCACCTAGAGATGAATGATAGAATAAATAGGTGGCACAGTATGTTTGTAAAACAAGTAACCAACCTACCTTTGAATGAATGATGTTTTGAGTAGGAGACGGGGGGGTGTTCCAGCTAAGCAGTCCACAAGCGCCAACCCTGAAAATAATAAATCAATACGATGTTAACTCACAATTACAAAGACAAAGGCTAAACAGGAAGGGAAAATAATAGTAGCCGCAGAAGTATAATAGGGAGTGGAAAATAACAAGAGCCTGGCTTGCATATAAGGATTGTTGCTGCTTTTTGGCCGGGCTTTGCATAGATATATTGTTATTGTTCCTTGCAGGAAATGGTTCATCAATGGCTAAGCCAGCCAACAGCACATGCTTATAAAGCCTGGACTAATTATTGACAAATGAAACGGTAGCAGTAACAACAGGTAAAACTGAACAGTAAATGGGCTTCGCGTTCATCTTAGCTGTCTGAGCAAAGCGAGGATAACTGTTCGATAACTGACAAAACGGTAAGGCCAGACGACAGTAGCTTCAGGTTCACATGAGCATAGGATCTGACACAATGATCTTACCGACTTAATAAATGGCAGCAAAATAGCACATCGCATGAACAGTGTGACCCGAGTGTCAGGCATGTCAAGCTACACATTCAGTTAACACTGTCGATATATTCATGCATAGGTGTGTGTAGCGCTCCAGACAATACCACTTTGGCAGATCCGACGGCTCACTCAGGCTCCATCGTCATCGACTAGTCACCACCGTCAGATCTAGTTTACCGTTATTACCGTCAATAGTTTCTTTTACTTTCAAGTTTCACTGTTGGCAGTAAAGCCTAGAACACAGCCCGGATGTGGCTGGAAAAGCATCTATCATTCTAGAATTCCAAACTGCCTCTCATGGCTGATATACGAACCCTAGTTCATACTTGTTCCCCAATAAGGCATCTGATCTGCCCAATTCTTCCAACAATTCATCTACAAAACATGGATCCATAGCTTACAGATCAATTATGACCTGACACCAAGGCGAGCGGATCTACGAGGGGAGCGCTACTGGCCGtcagcggccggcggcggcgatggcgaggaACGGCGACATCACGCTAGGGTTTTAAATACGGTAGCGAAATGCATACACGTAGTACGATCAGAATCCACGCTCACCTCGCTAGCCGTGAAGCGCGGGCAGCCATAGGAACCGGATCTCCCGCGCCGGAAGGGGGAAGGGGCGGCACGAGGGGgaacgggcggcgcggcggcggggagggcggcgtcgcggcggggAGGGCGCAAGAGAAGGTGAACCTTTGGGTTCTGTCTCTGCGGGAGCGGGGGGTTATGGTGGACGATCCTCCAATCAGAGGACGACTCGTCTAGGATCTCAAAAAAGAAAGTGCGATCATGCATCTACCGATATTATGCAGAGAGCACCTTGTTCTAACCTTTATTAGTTCTGCAGTACCTTCAGGCCACGATACGGAATGAAACATCAGTCGAGTTTTTTCCTCTAGACTAGAAATGCAAAGCTTGCATCTTAGTGCATTGATGCAACGATTAGAGATACAGAGATTGTGTTAGATTGTCACATTTAGGACcaacttagagcatctacagctagATCTACAGTTGGGCTTCTCAAATGCACTTATACATTCAGGCAGACGTCCGGTCACAAAATTGTAACAAAGAATGTTCAAATCTACCATATAGACTCGAGCTGACCGGCGCTCCCCATATCCAGCTCATATATTAGGTGGATATGTTGAGGGACGGACGCGTCCACTATGTCCCGCCGCTCTAGATGCCGCCGCGGTACGTCTCGCTCTTCTCGGATTACACCTTGCCCTCTATATGTGTTCGACAAATTGTTCGAGCAGTTTTTTTATTCTTTTGTAGGCAAAAACGATGGATTCGAACGGTTCGTCGAATGAGGATTATCAAGGCATGGATTTTGACGAAATAATTTTAAAAGAGTTCTTCGATTTGTCAGATTAAGCCGATGAAGATGCTTAGATGATGAGGATGATCAATATCCAGGAGAAAATGGAGAGGGAAGTGGAAATGGAGCACATTCTGTACTTCAAGGATTTGTGTTTGACACAAGAAAAATTTTATAACGCGCTCCGTGAGAAGGGAAGAGGAGGAGTATGGATTTCTCTCATGCGCCAGGGAAAAGAAAAATGCGGGCATGCCAGTGTATCGTAGTACACAAAGAAAAGTGGTACGGGAAACAAGTATTTCATTAATCTCATCGGGTaaacaaaattacaagatcccgTAACAAAAATTGCGCTctgtggcctactagcgcggccagCCTGACTGTAGCGATTGCGGTCTCTGGTTCCCGGGTCCTCGaaaggctcccggttaattactcccgcgggttgctccacgagatacctccgattaagccgtgtggtcATCTTTGTCGACCTCGCTTCatgttctccatgcatgatgatgatggtgtgtgtaGGGTGTGGGCAgcggcaaagcccgtgtcctcgtcggtgCACGTGTCGCTCAAAACATGGTTTTGTGCTAGCCACGTCCGCCCTCGCCGTCGCGCTTCGTCAGTCTTGACAGCGTTGATGTAGTCGGTATTGGGGTAGCATGGATCCTGTTTGGCTCGGACTTCTTGACGATGTAGCAGCTTCGTCGGGGTAAGCAATGGGTTGCCTCGTGGGAGTATTCTTTTGTGGAGACCGGTGTCGGTGTAAAACTAACCGTCGCTCGCATCGGCATTGCCGATGTGGTTGGTGCCTCGTATCGACTAGACGCCGAGGTTACGACGGTCTGTGAAGACAAAGGCTCCGCCTCATGAGACCGTGGAAGGTAACATCTTAGAGGGGCGTGGTGGATGCCTCGTCTTGGCCAaacgccgtattcggtggtctgccAAAACAAGGATCATGCCGCGGGGCCGAAGAAAGGTAACATTATGGAGGGGCGTGGTTGATGCCTCATCTCAGctagacgccgtattcggtggtctgctAAGACAAGGATCACGCCACCTGTACGAGAAACGAGACCTGATGCAATGAagggtgtgataacccaca from Triticum aestivum cultivar Chinese Spring chromosome 3B, IWGSC CS RefSeq v2.1, whole genome shotgun sequence includes these protein-coding regions:
- the LOC123067735 gene encoding uncharacterized protein codes for the protein MEDGGVELATMPPHAAEDGDMELAKTMPIANIIYLVPWRIVTSRPLIGGSSTITPRSRRDRTQRFTFSCALPAATPPSPPPRRPFPLVPPLPPSGAGDPVPMAARASRLARVGACGLLSWNTPPSPTQNIIHSKERWLMRKPCLFRNPTSSIQGGDDRSNLLWNGLAFAVASISALLLSQERVSAADEPPREITAEDIAAWIRELPDDEEDQFIKRQQFDAWVKQCNKEYSSESAKEYRYHLFKGRSSYLELCSKVKDEAFRRQMTMAADLTED